One window from the genome of Lysobacter helvus encodes:
- a CDS encoding ribose-phosphate diphosphokinase, with the protein MQEDRNLLVFTGNANRPLAEAVCKELGIRLGKALVSTFSDGEVQVEIEENVRRQEVFVIQPTGAPSAENLVELLVLIDALKRASVSNVTAVVPYFGYARQDRRPRSARVPITAKVAAKMFSAVGADRVLTVDLHADQIQGFFDIPVDNVYASPLLLADIWRAHGTDNLIVVSPDVGGVVRARAIAKRLDDADLAIIDKRRPRANVSTVMNIIGDVEGRICVLVDDIVDTAGTLCAAAAALKAQGAIKVVAYCTHPVLSGPAIDNLNKSQLDELVVTDTIPLSAAAKGCSRIRQLSVAELLAETIRRIAFGESVSSLYVD; encoded by the coding sequence ATGCAAGAAGATCGCAATTTGCTGGTGTTCACCGGCAACGCAAACCGCCCCCTCGCCGAGGCGGTGTGCAAGGAACTCGGCATCCGGCTCGGCAAGGCGCTGGTCAGCACCTTCTCCGATGGCGAGGTGCAGGTCGAGATCGAAGAAAACGTGCGCCGGCAGGAAGTGTTCGTCATCCAGCCGACGGGCGCGCCCAGCGCGGAAAACCTGGTGGAACTGCTGGTGCTGATCGACGCGCTCAAGCGCGCATCGGTGTCCAACGTGACCGCCGTGGTGCCGTACTTCGGGTATGCGCGCCAGGATCGTCGCCCGCGTTCTGCGCGCGTGCCGATCACGGCCAAGGTGGCCGCGAAGATGTTCTCGGCGGTCGGTGCCGATCGCGTCCTCACGGTGGACCTGCACGCGGACCAGATCCAGGGCTTCTTCGACATCCCGGTCGACAACGTGTACGCCTCGCCGCTGCTGCTCGCCGACATCTGGCGCGCGCACGGCACGGACAACCTGATCGTGGTGTCGCCGGACGTCGGCGGCGTGGTGCGCGCACGGGCCATCGCCAAGCGCCTCGACGACGCGGACCTGGCGATCATCGACAAGCGGCGTCCGCGTGCGAACGTGTCCACCGTGATGAACATCATCGGCGACGTGGAAGGCAGGATCTGCGTCCTCGTCGACGACATCGTGGACACCGCGGGCACCTTGTGCGCGGCGGCCGCGGCGCTGAAGGCGCAGGGCGCGATCAAGGTGGTCGCGTACTGCACGCACCCCGTGCTTTCGGGCCCGGCGATCGACAACTTGAACAAGTCGCAACTCGACGAGCTGGTGGTGACAGACACCATCCCGCTCTCGGCCGCGGCGAAGGGATGCAGCCGCATCCGCCAGCTCAGCGTCGCCGAGCTGCTGGCGGAAACGATCCGCCGCATCGCCTTCGGAGAATCCGTCAGTTCGCTGTACGTCGATTGA
- the ispE gene encoding 4-(cytidine 5'-diphospho)-2-C-methyl-D-erythritol kinase, with the protein MDAGWTAWPAPAKLNLFLHITGRRPDGYHALQTVFRLLDWGDEVRIRVRDDGVIRRVGASVPGVAETDDLAIRAANALQRASNTSLGADISVEKRIPAGGGFGGGSSDAATVLLALDRLWNLHLGVDRLAALGLALGADVPVFVRGDNAWAEGVGEILTPIALPPAWYVLVDPGIHVPTAALFQIPELTRDSPATTMRDFVSGAVLGNAFEPVLRRREPALQAVFAALAQIGTPRLTGTGSGCFVEFADRGSAGKALDRLREGMPHLSAWLAAGAQASPMRDALDR; encoded by the coding sequence ATGGACGCCGGGTGGACCGCCTGGCCGGCGCCGGCCAAGCTCAACCTGTTCCTGCACATCACCGGCCGCCGGCCGGACGGGTACCACGCGCTGCAGACCGTCTTCCGCCTGCTCGACTGGGGCGACGAAGTGCGGATCCGGGTGCGGGACGACGGGGTGATCCGGCGGGTCGGGGCCTCGGTGCCCGGCGTGGCGGAGACCGACGATCTGGCCATCCGCGCCGCCAACGCCCTGCAACGCGCATCCAATACGTCACTAGGTGCGGACATCTCCGTCGAAAAGCGCATTCCCGCCGGCGGCGGCTTCGGCGGCGGGTCGTCGGATGCCGCCACCGTGCTGCTCGCCCTCGACCGGCTGTGGAACCTCCATCTAGGCGTCGATCGCCTCGCCGCCCTCGGCCTGGCCCTCGGCGCCGACGTCCCCGTGTTCGTCCGCGGCGACAACGCCTGGGCCGAGGGCGTCGGCGAAATCCTCACGCCGATCGCCCTGCCGCCGGCGTGGTATGTCCTCGTCGATCCCGGCATCCACGTGCCGACCGCCGCGTTATTCCAAATCCCTGAATTGACGCGGGATTCCCCGGCAACGACAATGCGCGACTTCGTTTCGGGAGCAGTGCTCGGCAACGCGTTCGAGCCGGTGCTGCGCCGCCGCGAACCGGCCCTTCAGGCCGTGTTCGCAGCATTGGCGCAGATCGGCACACCGCGATTGACCGGCACGGGCAGTGGTTGCTTCGTCGAATTCGCCGACCGCGGATCCGCCGGAAAAGCGCTGGACCGCTTGCGCGAGGGAATGCCGCACCTCTCGGCCTGGTTGGCCGCGGGAGCGCAGGCGTCCCCGATGCGCGATGCACTCGACCGATAA
- the lolB gene encoding lipoprotein insertase outer membrane protein LolB: MTMRAIGIAMLAIALAGCATRPAAPALPAVEGTAQAHQAMREAALAAVPDWSMTGRVAVSNGKDGGNGRIEWTQQGPRFDVSLSAPITRQSWRVTGGDGDAVLEGLAGGTRTGPDAGALVRDATRWDIPVDALVRWVRGLGGADATLAYGADRRLTRISEAGWTIDYANWRIVDRAGIELPGRVEATKGDARVRLVVDAWTADAWTQ; the protein is encoded by the coding sequence ATGACCATGCGTGCGATCGGGATTGCGATGCTGGCCATCGCGCTGGCGGGCTGCGCCACGCGTCCGGCTGCGCCGGCCTTGCCCGCCGTCGAAGGGACGGCGCAGGCCCACCAGGCGATGCGCGAAGCCGCGCTCGCGGCGGTGCCGGACTGGTCGATGACGGGCCGCGTGGCGGTCTCCAACGGCAAGGATGGCGGCAACGGCCGCATCGAATGGACGCAGCAGGGGCCGCGCTTCGACGTGTCGCTGAGCGCGCCGATCACCCGCCAGAGCTGGCGCGTGACGGGCGGCGACGGCGATGCGGTGCTTGAAGGCCTCGCCGGCGGCACACGCACCGGGCCCGACGCCGGCGCGCTGGTCCGCGACGCGACGCGCTGGGACATCCCGGTCGATGCGCTCGTGCGCTGGGTGCGCGGCCTGGGCGGCGCCGACGCCACGCTGGCCTACGGCGCGGATCGCCGATTGACGCGGATTTCGGAAGCCGGCTGGACGATTGACTACGCCAATTGGCGCATCGTCGACCGCGCCGGCATCGAACTGCCGGGCCGGGTGGAGGCCACCAAGGGCGACGCCCGCGTCCGCCTGGTGGTGGATGCCTGGACCGCCGACGCCTGGACGCAATGA
- a CDS encoding tetratricopeptide repeat protein, translating to MPTPASPRLSFLTLGASLLLAIAAPAGAARKADAAPALEGTLAGEFALQAGQLDEASKWYLDAARATDDAGLAERATRIALLANDDKRAEAALKLWRQRAPDSLAMHAAQATLALRRNDASQARRELGVLLSDKGDIGWRHALLALSSGGKDPKLAGRLLGEIVDDRQIPDRLQSWLAFGGLAQRLEQPALADRIIDEVVKRFPAEPRVALLRASQLRESGKPDESRKVLATIAATAYQNEELRMSIAAEYDALGDSAAAAGVLARGPQDDRSYGLRAALLSRADDQVALAALYEELKKESAKPDPERRLLLGQVAELLKRNAEALEWYRSVPGGEARWIARLRAANVLHELKRNNEAYDALRQLQGDATAEEDTRRDAYLLEAELRGKDGQAAQELDVYARGLAAYPDDPALLYSRALTWERRDDIPRAEADFRRILVSDPEDVNALNALGYTLADRTTRYAEALELIDRARAAEPGNAAIIDSYGWVLYRLGRNAEALSELRRAFALQKDPEIASHLGEVLWVMGQKDESRKYFDEAKKLDPENRALKRALEKTGA from the coding sequence ATGCCGACACCCGCCTCGCCCCGCCTGTCCTTCCTCACGCTCGGCGCGAGCCTCCTGCTCGCGATCGCCGCGCCCGCCGGCGCCGCGCGCAAGGCCGACGCCGCGCCCGCGCTCGAGGGGACCCTGGCCGGTGAATTCGCGCTGCAGGCCGGCCAACTGGACGAGGCCTCGAAGTGGTACCTCGACGCGGCCCGCGCCACCGACGACGCCGGCCTGGCCGAGCGCGCCACCCGCATCGCGCTGCTGGCCAACGACGACAAGCGCGCCGAGGCGGCGCTGAAGCTGTGGCGCCAGCGCGCGCCGGACTCGCTGGCCATGCATGCCGCGCAGGCCACCCTGGCGCTCCGTCGCAACGATGCCTCCCAGGCGCGCCGCGAACTGGGCGTGCTGCTGTCCGACAAGGGCGACATCGGCTGGCGCCATGCGCTGCTGGCGCTGAGCAGCGGCGGCAAGGATCCGAAGCTGGCCGGCCGCCTGCTGGGCGAGATCGTGGACGATCGCCAGATCCCCGATCGCCTGCAGTCCTGGCTGGCCTTCGGCGGCCTGGCGCAGCGGCTGGAACAGCCCGCGCTGGCGGACCGGATCATCGACGAGGTCGTGAAGCGCTTCCCGGCCGAGCCGCGCGTCGCGCTGCTGCGCGCCAGCCAGCTGCGCGAATCGGGCAAGCCGGACGAATCGCGCAAGGTGCTCGCCACCATCGCCGCGACGGCCTACCAGAACGAAGAACTGCGCATGTCGATCGCCGCCGAGTACGACGCGCTCGGCGACAGCGCCGCGGCCGCCGGCGTGCTCGCGCGCGGGCCGCAGGACGATCGCAGCTACGGCCTGCGCGCCGCGTTGCTGTCGCGCGCGGACGACCAGGTCGCGCTCGCCGCGCTGTACGAAGAACTGAAGAAGGAATCGGCGAAGCCCGATCCCGAGCGTCGCCTGCTGCTGGGCCAGGTCGCCGAGTTGCTGAAGCGCAATGCCGAAGCGCTCGAATGGTATCGCAGCGTGCCGGGCGGGGAAGCGCGCTGGATCGCGCGCCTGCGCGCCGCCAACGTGCTGCACGAGCTCAAGCGCAACAACGAGGCGTACGACGCGCTGCGCCAGTTGCAGGGCGATGCGACGGCGGAGGAAGACACGCGCCGCGACGCGTACCTGCTCGAAGCCGAATTGCGCGGCAAGGACGGACAGGCCGCGCAGGAACTCGACGTCTACGCGCGCGGCCTGGCCGCGTATCCCGATGATCCGGCGCTGCTGTATTCGCGTGCACTGACGTGGGAACGCCGCGACGACATCCCGCGCGCGGAGGCGGATTTCCGCCGCATCCTGGTCAGCGATCCGGAAGACGTGAACGCGCTCAACGCGCTCGGCTACACGCTGGCCGATCGCACGACGCGTTACGCCGAGGCGCTTGAACTGATCGACCGCGCGCGCGCCGCCGAACCGGGCAACGCCGCCATCATCGACAGCTACGGCTGGGTGCTCTATCGCCTCGGCCGCAACGCCGAAGCGCTGTCCGAATTGCGCCGCGCCTTCGCCCTGCAGAAGGATCCGGAAATCGCCTCGCACCTCGGCGAAGTGCTGTGGGTGATGGGGCAGAAAGACGAGAGCCGGAAGTATTTCGATGAAGCGAAGAAGCTCGATCCGGAAAACCGCGCGTTGAAGCGCGCGCTCGAGAAGACGGGCGCATGA